In Agromyces sp. SYSU T00194, a genomic segment contains:
- a CDS encoding inositol monophosphatase family protein, whose amino-acid sequence MTAPHADDLALALELAEIADRVSLGRFRAVDLDVQTKPDRSPVTEADLAVERAIRDRLAEARPDDGVIGEEYGTEGPGTRRWIIDPIDGTANFLRGVPVWATLIALAIDDVPVVGVVSSPAMGRRWWAAAGSGAWTVSSDAERGHAADADPGASASGAPRRMHVSQVADLADASLSFQSLAQWRDAGYLERLLDLQGRVWRDRAYGDMWSYMLLADGLIDITGEFDVKVYDLAALVPIVEEAGGRFTSIDGTPGPWSGSSLATNGLLHDGVLDVLGHGTR is encoded by the coding sequence GTGACCGCACCGCACGCCGACGACCTCGCACTCGCCCTCGAACTCGCCGAGATCGCCGACCGGGTCTCGCTGGGCCGCTTCCGCGCCGTCGACCTCGACGTGCAGACCAAGCCCGACCGCTCCCCCGTCACCGAGGCCGACCTCGCGGTGGAGCGCGCGATCCGCGACCGGCTCGCCGAGGCGCGCCCCGACGACGGCGTGATCGGCGAGGAGTACGGCACCGAGGGGCCCGGCACCCGCCGCTGGATCATCGACCCCATCGACGGCACCGCGAACTTCCTGCGCGGCGTGCCCGTGTGGGCGACGCTCATCGCGCTCGCGATCGACGACGTGCCCGTGGTGGGCGTCGTCTCCTCGCCCGCGATGGGCCGCCGCTGGTGGGCCGCCGCCGGGTCGGGGGCCTGGACCGTGTCGTCCGACGCCGAGCGCGGGCACGCGGCGGACGCCGACCCCGGGGCATCCGCGTCGGGAGCCCCCCGCCGCATGCACGTCTCGCAGGTCGCCGACCTCGCCGACGCGTCGCTCAGCTTCCAGAGCCTCGCCCAGTGGCGCGACGCCGGGTACCTCGAGCGCCTGCTCGACCTGCAGGGCCGCGTCTGGCGCGACCGCGCGTACGGCGACATGTGGTCGTACATGCTGCTCGCCGACGGCCTCATCGACATCACGGGCGAGTTCGACGTGAAGGTCTACGACCTCGCTGCGCTCGTGCCGATCGTCGAGGAGGCCGGCGGGCGCTTCACGAGCATCGACGGCACGCCGGGCCCGTGGAGCGGGTCGTCGCTCGCGACCAACGGCCTGCTGCACGACGGCGTGCTCGACGTGCTGGGCCACGGCACCCGCTGA
- a CDS encoding LLM class F420-dependent oxidoreductase: MEYCVFTEPQQGASYDTQLAHAQAAERLGFDGWFRSDHYLVMGPGDGMPGPTDAWTTLAGLARETERVRLGTLVSSVTYRYPGLLAIQVAQVDAMSGGRAELGLGTGWYGAEHAAYGLPFPERRFGMLEEQLAIVTGLWGTPVGERFDFDGAHYALTDSPALPKPAQERVPVIVGGGGPRKTPQLAARYATEFNRGFVSEAELAENFARVREACEQEGRDPADLKYSAALPTVVAESDAEYRRRVLAVGGDPETFADVNIAGTPQQVVDKLGRLRELGADRVYLQTIDMTDLDHLELIAAEVLPKLG, encoded by the coding sequence ATGGAGTACTGCGTCTTCACCGAGCCCCAGCAGGGCGCGAGCTACGACACCCAGCTGGCCCACGCGCAGGCGGCCGAGCGGCTGGGCTTCGACGGCTGGTTCCGCTCCGACCACTATCTGGTCATGGGCCCGGGCGACGGCATGCCCGGGCCGACCGACGCCTGGACGACGCTCGCGGGCCTCGCACGCGAGACCGAGCGGGTGCGGCTCGGCACGCTGGTCTCGTCGGTGACCTACCGGTACCCGGGGCTGCTCGCGATCCAGGTCGCGCAGGTCGACGCCATGTCGGGCGGGCGGGCCGAGCTCGGCCTCGGCACCGGATGGTACGGCGCCGAGCACGCGGCCTACGGCCTGCCGTTCCCCGAGCGCCGCTTCGGCATGCTCGAGGAGCAGCTCGCGATCGTGACCGGCCTCTGGGGCACGCCCGTGGGCGAGCGGTTCGACTTCGACGGCGCGCACTACGCGCTCACGGACTCCCCCGCGCTGCCGAAGCCGGCGCAGGAGCGCGTGCCCGTCATCGTCGGCGGCGGCGGCCCGCGCAAGACGCCGCAGCTCGCGGCCCGGTACGCGACCGAGTTCAACCGCGGGTTCGTGAGCGAGGCGGAACTCGCCGAGAACTTCGCGCGGGTGCGCGAGGCGTGCGAGCAGGAGGGGCGCGACCCGGCCGACCTGAAGTACTCCGCGGCGCTGCCCACGGTCGTCGCCGAGTCCGACGCGGAGTACCGCCGCCGGGTGCTCGCCGTCGGCGGCGACCCCGAGACGTTCGCCGACGTCAACATCGCCGGCACCCCGCAGCAGGTCGTCGACAAGCTCGGCCGCCTGCGCGAGCTCGGCGCCGACCGCGTCTACCTGCAGACCATCGACATGACCGACCTCGACCACCTGGAGCTCATCGCGGCCGAGGTGCTGCCGAAGCTGGGCTGA
- a CDS encoding pyruvate kinase gives MGESRAERLRALREEVAGLRDAALAAERAADERIARVDPIHRDGAANLVHYLALRARDLRPLQGRLTAEGLSSLGRMEAGVVRNLDAVLRMLDDVLGAPVADLAEDDPHDARLRQNAAALLGGLPDDRSTRIMVTLPASAADDAGEVAAFAAAGMDLARINCAHDGPEAWRRMAAHVRAAGPGIPVAMDLAGPKLRTGPIAAGPRVVRVKPVRDELGRVETPAHVRLTAPGTAADLAAGVPSVPVTDAGWLRRRAPGDVVRLTDTRGRSRRLRVEERVGDEVLLRGDRTSYLATGMVLAVEDARTTIGVLPARAQAHRVHAGDTITLTADLAPAEPTAGPHHRIGCTLPEVFVVLRPGQRVAFDDGAITGVVREVAERSAEVEVTRAAPGGTKLRAEKGINLPDTDLPVSALTADDRHALDHVVAIADLVQLSFVRRENDVRELADELDVRGADRLGVVVKIETTRGFAALPEILLELMRRPRVGVMIARGDLGVEAGFERLAELQEEMLWLCEAARVPVIWATEVLDTLADTGVPTRAEVTDAAAGDRAECVMLNKGPYMPEAIRTLDDILTRMHGHLDKKRPLLRRLRSFQRDG, from the coding sequence ATGGGGGAGTCACGCGCGGAGCGCCTGCGCGCGCTGCGCGAGGAGGTGGCGGGCTTGCGGGACGCCGCGCTCGCGGCGGAGCGCGCGGCCGACGAGCGCATCGCCCGGGTCGACCCGATCCACCGCGACGGTGCGGCGAACCTCGTGCACTACCTCGCGCTGCGCGCCCGCGACCTGCGCCCGCTGCAGGGTCGCCTGACCGCCGAGGGGCTCTCGTCGCTCGGCCGCATGGAGGCGGGCGTCGTGCGCAACCTGGACGCCGTGCTGCGCATGCTCGACGACGTGCTCGGCGCGCCGGTGGCCGATCTCGCCGAGGACGACCCGCACGACGCACGCCTGCGCCAGAACGCCGCCGCGCTCCTCGGCGGACTGCCCGACGACCGCAGCACGCGCATCATGGTGACGCTCCCCGCGAGCGCGGCCGACGACGCCGGCGAGGTCGCCGCGTTCGCCGCCGCCGGCATGGACCTCGCACGCATCAACTGCGCGCACGACGGCCCCGAGGCGTGGCGGCGCATGGCCGCCCACGTGCGCGCTGCGGGCCCGGGCATCCCGGTCGCGATGGACCTCGCCGGGCCGAAGCTCCGCACCGGGCCGATCGCGGCGGGCCCCCGGGTGGTCAGGGTCAAGCCGGTCCGCGACGAGCTCGGTCGGGTCGAGACGCCCGCGCACGTGCGGCTGACCGCGCCGGGCACGGCCGCCGACCTCGCCGCCGGGGTGCCGTCGGTGCCGGTGACGGATGCGGGCTGGCTGCGCCGGCGCGCACCCGGCGACGTGGTGCGCCTCACCGACACCCGCGGCCGTTCCCGGCGCCTGCGCGTCGAGGAGCGCGTCGGCGACGAAGTGCTGCTGCGCGGCGATCGCACGTCGTACCTCGCGACGGGCATGGTGCTCGCCGTCGAGGACGCCCGCACGACGATCGGGGTGCTGCCCGCACGGGCCCAGGCGCATCGGGTGCATGCGGGCGACACCATCACGCTCACCGCCGACCTCGCGCCGGCGGAGCCGACCGCGGGCCCGCACCACCGCATCGGCTGCACGCTCCCCGAGGTGTTCGTCGTACTGCGCCCCGGCCAGCGCGTGGCCTTCGACGACGGGGCGATCACCGGCGTCGTGCGGGAGGTGGCGGAGCGCTCCGCCGAGGTCGAGGTCACCCGCGCGGCTCCCGGCGGCACGAAGCTGCGCGCGGAGAAGGGCATCAACCTGCCCGACACCGACCTGCCGGTCTCGGCGCTCACGGCCGACGACCGGCACGCGCTCGATCACGTGGTCGCGATCGCCGACCTCGTGCAGTTGTCGTTCGTGCGCCGCGAGAACGACGTGCGCGAGCTCGCCGACGAGCTCGACGTCCGCGGTGCCGACCGGCTCGGCGTGGTCGTGAAGATCGAGACCACCCGGGGCTTCGCCGCGCTGCCCGAGATCCTCCTCGAACTCATGCGCCGCCCCCGTGTGGGCGTGATGATCGCGCGCGGCGACCTCGGCGTCGAGGCGGGGTTCGAGCGCCTCGCCGAGCTGCAGGAGGAGATGCTCTGGCTCTGCGAGGCCGCGCGCGTGCCGGTCATCTGGGCGACCGAGGTGCTCGACACGCTCGCCGACACGGGCGTGCCGACGCGTGCCGAGGTCACGGATGCGGCCGCCGGCGATCGCGCGGAGTGCGTCATGCTCAACAAGGGGCCGTACATGCCCGAGGCGATCCGCACGCTCGACGACATCCTCACCCGCATGCACGGGCACCTCGACAAGAAGCGCCCGCTGCTGCGCCGGCTGCGGTCGTTCCAGCGCGACGGGTGA
- a CDS encoding glycoside hydrolase domain-containing protein, with amino-acid sequence MHGHHRNHPAAADDDDGSSGMIDRVDPFIGTEVTSLPEQTGLAATWWWAKPQVGNTHPGATYPLGMVSACAYSGAYPTGYGRYDLNTEGVPRTIHDEPVASGFTHFQQSGTGAIRKYYNYFRITPMLEPLDVLGRTWRIEDEEAEPGYYAAMLDSGVRSETTVGPKSAVHRYTFPRHDNARIVIDFSLGGLSIPYGSTIPLRAHLETVAPGIAQGEIVVEGTPLSVYIECDEHLWRQMLWYDRRLMPGGTRLDFDHIRPTTLRPFGLMWAGPSEAGQTIEIRIGFSLRGVEQARENLRRDCGSGANRFGYRRERTQKAWRKQLRSIAIDTPSAERETVFSTALYHSLIKPCLAPQESPFWPTDGPFVFDLSTMWDIYRTQLPLITALMPDRAVELGNALLTICEEEGNFPIGYRMARGSDRFSRQGSALAQTFLADLAQLNLPGIDWDWALVHMHNDLRRTYGEDFLLRGVAHPISHTLDLAFGYWCTAKVASKVGDRALVREFAPLAAQWVNAFDAASGLLVDSTFYEGSKHNYSFRLVHDMAGRIGLAGGDDAFVELLDAFFGYGADPVTQPGVDPGPDELAAGYALGRFEGLNNEPDMEAPWSYHYAGRPDRTAEVVHAIVQQQFGTGRGGLPGNDDSGGLSSWYVWASLGVFPVAGQNRFLVNAPSFAESEIRIGGEESFFVRTRGFREPEHDGPPQYVQSATLNGAALERTYLRGDELHRGGELVLELGDTPSAWGTLTRPPSTTVR; translated from the coding sequence ATGCATGGGCACCACCGGAACCACCCGGCCGCAGCCGACGACGACGACGGGAGCAGCGGCATGATCGACCGCGTCGACCCGTTCATCGGAACCGAGGTCACCTCCCTCCCGGAGCAGACCGGACTCGCCGCGACCTGGTGGTGGGCGAAGCCCCAGGTGGGCAACACGCACCCCGGTGCGACCTACCCGCTCGGCATGGTGTCCGCCTGCGCGTACTCCGGCGCCTACCCCACGGGGTACGGGCGCTACGACCTCAACACGGAGGGCGTGCCCCGCACGATCCACGACGAGCCCGTGGCATCCGGCTTCACGCACTTCCAGCAGTCGGGCACGGGCGCGATCCGCAAGTACTACAACTACTTCCGCATCACGCCGATGCTGGAGCCCCTCGACGTGCTGGGCCGCACCTGGCGCATCGAGGACGAGGAGGCCGAGCCGGGGTACTACGCGGCGATGCTCGACTCGGGCGTGCGCTCGGAGACCACCGTCGGCCCCAAGAGCGCGGTGCACCGCTACACGTTCCCGCGGCACGACAACGCGCGCATCGTCATCGACTTCTCGCTGGGCGGGCTCTCGATCCCGTACGGCTCCACCATTCCGCTGCGCGCGCACCTCGAGACGGTGGCGCCCGGCATCGCCCAGGGCGAGATCGTCGTCGAGGGCACGCCGCTGTCGGTCTACATCGAGTGCGACGAGCACCTGTGGCGCCAGATGCTCTGGTACGACCGGCGGCTGATGCCCGGCGGCACACGCCTGGACTTCGACCACATCCGTCCGACGACGCTGCGCCCGTTCGGGCTCATGTGGGCGGGACCGAGCGAGGCGGGCCAGACCATCGAAATCCGCATCGGGTTCTCGCTGCGCGGCGTCGAGCAGGCCCGGGAGAACCTCCGTCGCGACTGCGGCTCGGGGGCGAACCGGTTCGGCTACCGCCGCGAGCGCACCCAGAAGGCGTGGCGCAAACAGCTGCGCTCGATCGCGATCGACACGCCGTCGGCCGAGCGGGAGACCGTGTTCAGCACGGCGCTGTACCACTCGCTGATCAAGCCGTGCCTCGCGCCGCAGGAGAGCCCGTTCTGGCCCACCGACGGACCGTTCGTGTTCGACCTCAGCACCATGTGGGACATCTACCGCACGCAGCTCCCGCTGATCACGGCACTCATGCCCGACCGTGCGGTCGAGCTCGGCAACGCCCTGCTGACCATCTGCGAGGAGGAGGGGAACTTCCCCATCGGGTACCGGATGGCGCGCGGCAGCGACCGGTTCTCCCGGCAGGGCAGCGCGCTCGCGCAGACCTTCCTCGCCGACCTCGCTCAGCTGAACCTGCCCGGCATCGACTGGGACTGGGCCCTCGTGCACATGCACAACGACCTCCGGCGCACCTACGGCGAGGACTTCCTGCTCCGCGGCGTCGCGCACCCCATCAGCCACACCCTCGACCTGGCGTTCGGGTACTGGTGCACCGCGAAGGTCGCGTCGAAGGTCGGCGACCGCGCGCTCGTGCGCGAGTTCGCCCCGCTCGCCGCGCAGTGGGTGAACGCGTTCGACGCGGCATCCGGCCTGCTCGTGGACTCGACGTTCTACGAGGGCAGCAAGCACAACTACTCGTTCCGGCTCGTGCACGACATGGCCGGCCGCATCGGGCTCGCGGGCGGCGACGACGCGTTCGTCGAGCTGCTGGACGCGTTCTTCGGGTACGGCGCCGACCCGGTGACCCAGCCGGGCGTCGACCCGGGCCCCGACGAGCTGGCCGCGGGCTACGCGCTCGGACGCTTCGAGGGGCTCAACAACGAGCCCGACATGGAGGCGCCCTGGTCGTACCACTACGCTGGGCGCCCCGACCGCACCGCCGAGGTCGTGCACGCGATCGTGCAGCAGCAGTTCGGCACCGGTCGCGGCGGACTGCCCGGCAACGACGACTCCGGCGGGCTCAGCTCCTGGTACGTCTGGGCGTCGCTCGGCGTGTTCCCCGTCGCCGGCCAGAACCGGTTCCTCGTCAACGCCCCGTCGTTCGCCGAGTCGGAGATCCGCATCGGCGGCGAGGAGTCGTTCTTCGTGCGCACCCGCGGGTTCCGCGAGCCCGAGCACGACGGGCCGCCGCAGTACGTGCAGTCGGCGACGCTCAACGGCGCGGCGCTCGAACGCACCTACCTGCGCGGCGACGAGCTCCATCGCGGCGGCGAGCTCGTGCTCGAGCTCGGCGACACGCCGTCGGCGTGGGGCACCCTCACCCGCCCGCCGTCCACCACCGTCCGCTGA
- a CDS encoding glycosyltransferase: METKPRNRLVIVNRADPVICGHSVEGRNLAETARERGFDEVRIVTWPIERLQATGLPLKPLDALLPYGDGIFVERPEPVGDYKVPDGRYLAGITGRLIELFTDGVPTVCLSLYLSPHTVAVSDAVRAAWSTGLPVNVTTIAEAVGSDVTNVVRSCVDSGQFGAAAHILSSYLSQDHCVAVSEYTRDLIVSSAAEIDAFHGTKFADQCRERIEISYPAIDTDQYLDLDETELDARLAARGLTRDGYVLFLSRLTKAKGVDDLIAGFERSAASTSQQLVIAGRGPEAEELRAIAAASPLADRIHFLDDVDDAEKPFLMAGCSTYVLPSKPRPEFVETFGIALAEKMLAGGGPVITADTGGILEAVGDHATIIPVEDADAIAQAIDAAVVGLSPEDRLARSRAAREYALQFDRRNVFDRLFTGAGALPEVLPV, translated from the coding sequence ATGGAGACCAAGCCCCGGAACCGTCTCGTCATCGTCAACCGCGCCGACCCCGTCATCTGCGGGCACTCGGTCGAGGGGCGGAATCTCGCCGAGACGGCCCGAGAACGCGGGTTCGACGAGGTGCGCATCGTGACATGGCCGATCGAGCGCCTGCAGGCGACGGGCCTGCCGCTGAAGCCCCTCGACGCGCTGCTGCCCTACGGCGACGGCATCTTCGTCGAGCGCCCCGAGCCGGTCGGCGACTACAAGGTGCCCGACGGCCGCTACCTCGCGGGCATCACCGGTCGCCTGATCGAGCTGTTCACCGACGGCGTGCCGACGGTGTGCCTGTCGCTGTACCTCAGCCCGCACACCGTGGCGGTCTCCGACGCGGTACGCGCGGCCTGGAGCACCGGCCTGCCGGTGAACGTGACGACCATCGCCGAGGCCGTCGGCTCGGACGTGACCAACGTCGTGCGCTCGTGCGTCGACAGCGGCCAGTTCGGGGCGGCCGCGCACATCCTGTCGAGCTACCTCAGCCAGGACCACTGCGTGGCGGTCTCGGAGTACACCCGCGACCTCATCGTCTCGTCGGCCGCGGAGATCGACGCGTTCCACGGCACCAAGTTCGCCGACCAGTGCCGCGAGCGCATCGAGATCTCCTACCCCGCGATCGACACCGACCAGTACCTCGACCTCGACGAGACCGAGCTCGACGCGCGTCTGGCCGCCCGCGGCCTGACCCGCGACGGGTACGTGCTGTTCCTGTCGCGCCTCACCAAGGCGAAGGGCGTCGACGACCTGATCGCGGGATTCGAGCGGAGCGCCGCGAGCACCAGCCAGCAGCTCGTGATCGCCGGCCGCGGACCGGAGGCGGAGGAGCTCCGCGCCATCGCCGCCGCGTCGCCGCTGGCCGACCGCATCCACTTCCTCGACGACGTCGACGACGCCGAGAAGCCGTTCCTCATGGCCGGCTGCTCGACCTACGTGCTGCCGAGCAAGCCGCGCCCGGAGTTCGTCGAGACCTTCGGCATCGCGCTGGCCGAGAAGATGCTCGCCGGCGGCGGCCCCGTCATCACGGCCGACACCGGCGGAATCCTGGAGGCCGTCGGCGACCACGCCACGATCATCCCGGTCGAGGACGCGGACGCGATCGCGCAGGCGATCGACGCGGCCGTCGTGGGCCTCAGCCCCGAGGACCGCCTCGCCCGCTCGCGCGCCGCGCGCGAGTACGCCCTCCAGTTCGACCGCAGGAACGTGTTCGACCGCCTGTTCACGGGTGCGGGCGCGCTGCCCGAGGTGCTGCCCGTCTGA
- a CDS encoding tyrosine-protein phosphatase, with translation MNASTRLDIPGTVNFREVGPLPAATGTVREGVLFRSDALHALGDPGRQALRDLGVGIVIDLRDEYEVANRPDDLDGLDVELLRLPVFEGSGASAGQPGITLDALYARIVTQHTGVVIDALREIARADGRSVIVHCTAGKDRTGVVTALALLAVGVDRDLVLDDYASTEQYLAGPWLEQMVAMLGEYGVADSPGLRMLMGGSPREALASALDLIDHRHGSTREYLLAGGLTLDELAALERVLVRGD, from the coding sequence ATGAACGCCTCGACCCGACTCGACATCCCCGGCACCGTGAACTTCCGCGAGGTCGGGCCCCTGCCCGCCGCGACGGGCACGGTGCGCGAGGGCGTGCTGTTCCGCTCCGACGCGCTGCACGCGCTCGGCGATCCGGGGCGGCAGGCGCTCCGCGACCTCGGCGTCGGCATCGTCATCGACCTGCGCGACGAGTACGAGGTCGCCAACCGGCCCGACGACCTCGACGGACTCGACGTCGAACTGCTGCGTCTACCGGTGTTCGAGGGGTCCGGAGCATCGGCGGGGCAGCCCGGCATCACGCTCGACGCCCTCTACGCCCGCATCGTGACCCAGCACACCGGGGTCGTGATCGATGCGCTGCGCGAGATCGCACGCGCCGACGGCCGCTCCGTCATCGTGCACTGCACCGCGGGCAAGGACCGCACCGGCGTCGTCACCGCGCTCGCGCTGCTCGCCGTCGGCGTCGACCGCGACCTCGTGCTCGACGACTACGCGAGCACGGAGCAGTACCTCGCCGGGCCGTGGCTCGAGCAGATGGTCGCGATGCTCGGGGAGTACGGGGTCGCCGACTCTCCGGGGCTGCGGATGCTCATGGGCGGCAGCCCGCGCGAGGCGCTCGCCTCGGCGCTCGACCTGATCGACCACCGCCACGGGTCGACGCGCGAGTACCTGCTCGCGGGCGGGCTCACGCTCGACGAGCTCGCCGCGCTCGAGCGCGTGCTGGTGCGCGGCGACTGA
- a CDS encoding glycosyltransferase family 4 protein, whose protein sequence is MPPPDESRLSSDELTDRVVAEVMAVAAAAEPAVRRRAFAAALRAAPSRVRPMLGRLRRRLRGDGAGSAPRSERMLLAFPYWADNHWQAIMYDDLPGNGWVVDAAAGLDAAGLRALGAGDVLHVNWTSATSQRADRLEDAAVAVRDAIAAMVALQQRGGRIVWTVHNVLPHETRHVAPELALSRWLAANADLVTIMNPETVRLTAGLYPIDPRRVVRIAHPSYLGWLPETIPRPAARAAFGLGEDEIVVAFVGRLRAYKGVDRLVEAFRRIHASDARFRLLLAGEPAEGFGGEEERMLRAAGPGVTVSLGRVDDADMQRWMLAADLLVLPYGADALNLSLVEVAATFGVPAAVSAGRGRAHLAERSWVTVLDDDDFADGLREAALAAHVEPERGADAREHASAVSPAVVAAEFRAALEGMEA, encoded by the coding sequence ATGCCACCTCCCGACGAGTCGCGCCTCAGCTCCGACGAGCTCACGGATCGCGTCGTCGCAGAGGTCATGGCCGTGGCCGCCGCCGCGGAGCCCGCCGTGCGGCGCCGCGCGTTCGCGGCCGCACTGCGTGCCGCTCCCAGCCGGGTGCGACCGATGCTCGGCCGTCTGCGGCGGCGGCTGCGTGGCGACGGTGCCGGTTCTGCACCGCGGAGCGAGCGGATGCTGCTCGCGTTCCCGTACTGGGCCGACAACCACTGGCAGGCGATCATGTACGACGACCTGCCGGGCAACGGATGGGTCGTCGATGCCGCAGCGGGCCTCGACGCCGCGGGCCTGCGTGCGCTCGGCGCGGGGGACGTGCTGCACGTCAACTGGACGTCGGCCACGAGCCAGCGTGCCGATCGGCTGGAGGATGCCGCCGTCGCGGTCCGCGACGCGATCGCTGCGATGGTCGCACTGCAGCAGCGCGGCGGGCGCATCGTCTGGACGGTGCACAACGTGCTGCCGCACGAGACCCGGCACGTCGCGCCCGAGTTGGCGCTGTCGCGCTGGCTCGCCGCGAACGCCGACCTCGTGACCATCATGAACCCCGAGACGGTGCGGCTGACGGCGGGCCTGTACCCGATCGATCCGAGGCGGGTCGTGCGGATCGCGCACCCGAGCTACCTGGGGTGGCTGCCCGAGACGATCCCACGACCTGCCGCGCGTGCCGCGTTCGGGCTGGGCGAGGACGAGATCGTGGTCGCCTTCGTCGGCCGGCTGCGCGCCTACAAGGGCGTCGACCGCCTCGTCGAGGCGTTCCGGCGCATCCACGCGTCCGACGCGCGCTTCCGCCTGCTGCTGGCTGGGGAACCCGCCGAGGGGTTCGGCGGCGAGGAGGAGCGGATGCTCCGTGCGGCCGGACCGGGCGTGACGGTGTCGCTCGGCCGCGTCGACGACGCCGACATGCAGCGCTGGATGCTCGCCGCCGACCTGCTCGTGCTGCCGTACGGCGCCGATGCGCTGAACCTCTCCCTCGTCGAGGTCGCCGCGACGTTCGGCGTACCCGCCGCGGTGAGTGCGGGGCGCGGACGTGCGCACCTCGCAGAGCGCAGCTGGGTGACGGTGCTCGACGACGATGACTTCGCCGACGGGCTGCGCGAGGCGGCGCTCGCCGCGCACGTTGAGCCGGAGCGGGGCGCGGACGCGCGCGAGCACGCGTCGGCCGTGTCGCCGGCAGTCGTCGCCGCCGAGTTCCGGGCGGCGCTGGAGGGGATGGAGGCATGA
- the smpB gene encoding SsrA-binding protein SmpB, protein MPKERGQNVVATNRRARHDYLIEDTYEAGIVLSGTEVKSLRQGRASLVDGYAFIDGGEAWLDAVHIPEYTQGTWNNHSPRRKRKLLLHKQEIVKISHKTKEGGYTLVPLKLYFSDGRAKVEIAVAKGKREYDKRQALREKQDKREADRAIASRRHLGE, encoded by the coding sequence GTGCCCAAGGAACGCGGCCAGAACGTCGTGGCCACCAACCGGCGGGCCCGTCACGACTACCTCATCGAGGACACCTACGAGGCCGGCATCGTGCTGAGCGGCACCGAGGTGAAGTCGCTGCGCCAGGGACGGGCCTCGCTCGTCGACGGCTACGCCTTCATCGACGGCGGCGAGGCGTGGCTCGACGCCGTGCACATCCCCGAGTACACGCAGGGCACGTGGAACAACCACTCGCCCCGGCGCAAGCGCAAGCTGCTGCTGCACAAGCAGGAGATCGTGAAGATCAGCCACAAGACCAAGGAGGGCGGCTACACGCTCGTCCCCCTGAAGCTGTACTTCTCCGACGGCCGCGCGAAGGTCGAGATCGCGGTCGCGAAGGGCAAGCGCGAGTACGACAAGCGGCAGGCGCTGCGCGAGAAGCAGGACAAGCGCGAGGCCGACCGTGCCATCGCGAGCCGTCGGCACCTGGGGGAGTAG
- the ftsX gene encoding permease-like cell division protein FtsX: MRLGLVLGEAASGLRRNASMVVSVVLVTFVSLTFVGTAALLQLQIAQMKNYWYDRAQVAVYLCTAVSPGTTCTDGEATEEQRDAIEAQLESDTLAPFIDEFYFEDHDQAYENFQEQFEGTPAADYVTPEVLNETYWINLVDPSQSAVIAESLSGVPGVEQVVDQRRYLDQIFSVLNAASYTAIGVALVMLVAATLLIATTIRLSAYSRRRELGIMRLVGASNRFIQTPFVLEGVFAALIGSLLAGGAVVGIVQFFVQGYLSSRLTFTALVGLGDALVVVPLLLVAGVVLAAISAYIAIARYLRV; this comes from the coding sequence ATGAGGCTCGGACTCGTGCTCGGCGAGGCGGCGAGCGGGCTGCGGCGCAACGCCTCGATGGTGGTGTCGGTCGTGCTCGTCACGTTCGTCTCGCTCACGTTCGTCGGCACCGCGGCGCTGCTGCAGCTGCAGATCGCTCAGATGAAGAACTACTGGTACGACCGCGCCCAGGTCGCGGTGTACCTCTGCACGGCGGTGTCGCCCGGCACGACCTGCACCGACGGCGAGGCGACAGAGGAGCAGCGCGACGCCATCGAGGCGCAGCTCGAGTCGGACACGCTCGCGCCGTTCATCGACGAGTTCTACTTCGAGGACCACGACCAGGCGTACGAGAACTTCCAGGAGCAGTTCGAGGGCACCCCCGCGGCCGACTACGTCACGCCCGAGGTGCTGAACGAGACGTACTGGATCAACCTCGTCGACCCGTCGCAGTCGGCGGTCATCGCCGAGAGCCTGTCGGGCGTGCCCGGCGTCGAGCAGGTCGTCGACCAGCGGCGCTACCTCGACCAGATCTTCTCGGTGCTGAACGCGGCGAGCTACACCGCGATCGGCGTCGCGCTCGTCATGCTCGTCGCGGCGACGCTGCTGATCGCCACGACCATCCGGCTCTCGGCCTACTCGCGGCGGCGCGAGCTCGGCATCATGCGACTCGTCGGCGCGTCGAACCGCTTCATCCAGACGCCCTTCGTGCTCGAGGGCGTGTTCGCCGCGCTCATCGGGTCGCTGCTCGCGGGCGGCGCGGTCGTCGGCATCGTGCAGTTCTTCGTGCAGGGCTACCTGTCGTCCAGACTCACGTTCACCGCGCTCGTCGGGCTGGGGGACGCGCTCGTCGTCGTGCCGTTGCTGCTCGTGGCGGGCGTCGTGCTGGCGGCGATCTCGGCGTACATCGCGATCGCGCGCTACCTCCGCGTGTAG